A window of the Lactuca sativa cultivar Salinas chromosome 7, Lsat_Salinas_v11, whole genome shotgun sequence genome harbors these coding sequences:
- the LOC111902855 gene encoding glycine-rich protein DC7.1, whose product MAPRAFLLLTLAFAVVLLITSKMAAATELAENTDSEYKAGGHGEHSISRGIPGHDKGGKDKYNVGHKGCMYGCCTGKSHRAIGGCKCCKTFAEATAYKQTQN is encoded by the exons ATGGCTCCAAGAGCTTTCCTTCTTCTTACTCTAGCTTTTGCTGTTGTCCTTCTCATTACCTCTAAAATGGCTGCAGCTACGGAGTTGGCTGAAAACACTGATA GTGAGTATAAGGCCGGTGGACATGGAGAACACAGCATAAGTCGTGGAATTCCAGGACATGACAAAGGTGGTAAGGATAAATATAATGTTGGACATAAAGGTTGCATGTATGGTTGTTGTACCGGTAAATCTCACCGTGCTATAGGAGGTTGCAAGTGTTGCAAGACGTTTGCGGAGGCAACTGCTTACAAACAAACTCAAAACTAA